The proteins below are encoded in one region of Mangifera indica cultivar Alphonso chromosome 7, CATAS_Mindica_2.1, whole genome shotgun sequence:
- the LOC123221341 gene encoding probable membrane-associated kinase regulator 1, giving the protein MGRRREKDSTRSQTLPPSPSHSFSSSSSSDFEFTISISPRNKSSSTLCPADELFYKGQLLPLHLSPRISMVRTLLLASSSTSSSSDTTTTASRDSTGSASSQESNSSFNSDLVLLADCDSSRPSSVTEDDEFRRLNGSQSFQSQIKKNKYFSLARFSSVFKKESSKNRDTDNIASSSVKRMSTSAKEVIRKYLKKVKPLYEKLAQKQQQKMGGGSVIKTERSVREINISTKNTVKESSSGFSHSFSGNLRYPKRRSCVSSCPSSMRSSPSHSGILSRSGFAGISGGNAGGIYSSNSSTMEELQSAIQGAIAHCKNSMNKSLVSNEI; this is encoded by the coding sequence ATGGGGCGGAGGAGGGAGAAAGATTCAACAAGATCTCAAACTCTACCGCCTTCACCATCGCACTCTTTCTCGTCATCGTCTTCCTCGGACTTCGAATTCAccatttcaatctctccacgCAACAAGTCTTCTTCAACTCTTTGTCCGGCCGACGAGCTTTTCTACAAGGGTCAGCTGTTACCTCTCCATCTTTCTCCTCGCATTTCCATGGTCCGTACACTTCTTTTAGCTTCCTCGAGCACTTCGTCCTCCTCCGACACAACCACCACCGCCTCACGTGACTCCACCGGTAGCGCTTCTTCTCAAGAATCCAACTCGTCCTTCAACAGCGACCTCGTGTTGCTTGCTGACTGTGACTCGTCACGACCGAGTTCGGTCACCGAGGATGACGAGTTCAGAAGGTTGAATGGCAGCCAGAGTTTTCAAAGCCAGATCAAGAAAAACAAGTACTTCTCTTTAGCAAGATTTTCGTCCGTGTTCAAAAAGGAGTCTTCGAAGAATCGCGACACAGATAACATCGCTAGCTCTTCGGTCAAAAGAATGAGCACGTCGGCCAAAGAGGTGATAAGAAAATATCTGAAGAAAGTGAAGCCATTGTATGAGAAATTAGCTCAAAAACAACAGCAAAAAATGGGAGGAGGATCAGTAATAAAAACCGAGAGATCCGTAAGAGAAATAAACATATCTACTAAAAACACAGTGAAAGAAAGCAGTAGTGGATTTTCCCACTCTTTCTCGGGAAACTTAAGGTATCCAAAAAGGAGAAGCTGTGTTTCAAGCTGTCCATCGTCGATGAGGTCGTCGCCAAGTCACTCAGGCATACTCTCTCGAAGTGGATTCGCAGGTATCAGTGGGGGCAACGCCGGGGGCATCTACTCTTCAAATTCATCGACAATGGAAGAGTTGCAGAGTGCAATTCAAGGTGCAATTGCTCACTGCAAGAACTCCATGAACAAGAGCTTGGTCAGTAATGAAATTTAA
- the LOC123220346 gene encoding cyclin-T1-4-like isoform X2, with protein sequence MSFMRNYRPQGDGYQDSRWSSSNRNNFINNSNRNKSWNYNHVQNYNGFQDYSGRYWERFNNFNYVQPDNAPSYKRRKFSASSWADSTMNYLPQPKRYESAAPSVYNYLVPPALKSNTEVSTSTSCKRDRSKLDDEEPVFMSRDEIERHSPSRKDGIDAVRETHLRYSYCGFIQQLGNQLDLPQTTIGTAMVLCHRFFVRRSHACHDRFLIATAALFLAAKSEETPRPLNDVVKASSEIYHKQDITLLSYLLPVDWFEQYRERVTEAEQMILTTLNFELNVQHPYGPLTSILNKLGLSQTVLVNVALNLVSEGGYT encoded by the exons ATGTCTTTTATGCGAAATTACCGGCCACAAGGAGATGGCTACCAAGATAGCCGGTGGTCCTCTTCCAATAGAAATAACTTCATCAATAATAGTAACAGGAACAAAAGTTGGAATTATAATCATGTTCAAAACTATAATGGTTTCCAGGACTACTCTGGGAGATACTGGgaacgttttaataattttaattatgttcaACCAGACAATGCACCATCATACAAGAGGAGAAAATTTTCAGCTTCATCTTGGGCAGATAGCACAATGAACTATTTGCCACAGCCCAAGCGATATGAGAGTGCTGCACCTTCAGTCTATAACTATTTGGTTCCGCCTGCTTTGAAATCTAACACTGAGGTATCTACATCAACAAGTTGTAAACGTGACCGCTCAAAATTGGATGATGAAGAACCAGTGTTCATGTCAAGGGATGAAATTGAGAGACACTCACCTTCAAGAAAAGACGGTATTGATGCAGTACGTGAAACACATTTACGGTATTCATATTGCGGGTTCATTCAGCAGCTTGGAAACCAGCTTGACTT ACCACAGACCACTATTGGCACTGCCATGGTTTTATGTCACCGGTTTTTTGTCCGCCGATCACATGCCTGCCATGATAGATTT TTGATTGCTACTGCTGCTCTCTTTCTTGCTGCAAAGTCTGAAGAGACACCTCGTCCTCTAAATGATGTTGTGAAAGCTTCTTCGGAAATTTACCATAAGCAGGATATTACTCTGTTGTCTTATCTGCTTCCTGTT GACTGGTTTGAGCAGTATCGGGAGCGAGTGACTGAGGCTGAGCAAATGATACTGACCACTCTAAATTTTGAACTAAATGTGCAACATCCATATGGTCCTCTGACATCCATTCTTAACAAATTAGGTCTTTCGCAAACTGTTTTGGTGAATGTGGCATTAAACCTTGTTAGTGAAGG GGGCTACACATGA